The segment TAATGTTTGTTTGCTTTCTTTTGCAGGAAAGGGAGCCACTCCCATTGATAATACATCATCTCCCCATAGCCTTCACGTTTGGATTTTTTAATAAAGGCAACATTGTGGTAACAAAACTGTGTGTGTTATTGAGTCTTTTGCTTTGTTTATGAGAGATAAGGAACGGGGTTTTGTGGTGTTATTGCAGGTGATGGACCCGACTTATATTGAAGAAGAGGTTATGTGTGGGAGAATGACTGTGACGGTCAATGCTAATGGAGATATATGCGCTATCCAGAAACCAGGAGAAGAAGGCGTGAACCAGAGTGTAATCCTTCATTGCTTGCGTCTTGCTTCTTCGAGAGCTGCTGCAACTACAAAGATAATCAGAGAAGAGGTAAGTAAGGTTTTTGCCAAATCCCAAAGCCTTTTTGATACGAAAAAAGATTCACATTTTTGGCTTTGTGCATTGTGTTTCTTGGTGTAGGTTGAAGCTTATAACCGTGAGAAGAGCTTACAGAAGGTGAAGCGACGTCCTGCTTTGGCTAAACCTGAAGTTTCTGGACCTATTGTAGTTGTGAAGGAGGGGCATAAGATGTCTGCGGATGAGGAAGAATCTGCAGAGATGTCTCGGGAACATGTTGAAAGATTAAACCTCTCTTCAGTTGAACTAAAAAGCAGTAAGGAACAagaagctgctgctgctgctgcctcTCCTGGCAATTTCAAAGGAGGTCCATCAAACTGGTAAAATCTCAAATCTCTTTGTCATGATCACGTAGATCATCTTACCAGACATCTTGAATCTTTGTTTGTGGAACAGGGATCCTTACACTGAAGCTATGGATGTTGATTCACTGAAAGCTTCTCTTGCTTCAAAAGGTTAAAAGTtttcttttacctttttttatatttattttcgaTTGCTTCTTCCTCAAGGCGGAACTGAAACTTGTTCTGTTTCTTCTAATGCCAGGAGATTCAGTGACTAAGTCACCAATCAAGAAAAAGACGAATGATTCTGGAAATGTGCAGAAAGAAATAGCAGAAGATTTAGAGATGAAAGATACAGGTGAAGCTACAAAACTCAAGACTGGAGAGATGACACTCAAAGATGCTGTCAAACCTAAGAAGAAGCGAAAAAACAAAAGCAATTAAGAAGGTctcttgttttaaaatttttggtaTTAGAGGAGGACCAAAGCTAAAGCAAAGATGGGTTTGTGTGTAAAAAACCCAGTAGTGTTGAAGTTACTAaacattcaattttttttctgacaCCTGAGAATGGGAACCCTCTTGGTAAGACAGAGGTTGTGACTTGTCTTCGCTGATGACTTGGCCACTCTTTTGGGGCTTATGGGCCGATTTCGGGTTAAATGTGATTCACCGGATCCTTTAGTCTGGGCCTCCTGATAACCAAGTCGCTTTACCAAATCTGATATTACCATAATAGACTTACCTTTTTCTGGTTTGTCCTACTGTCATGTCTGTCTGTTGCTGTGGTGACGTAATGACCTACCTTTTGGGGGTACGGCTAATGGCTATACTTTTTAACTAGTACATAATGAtaatatcttttctttttaccaAGGATAATAATTTATTCTTTTGTCAACACCAAGGATAACAATAATATCATGAACTTGAGAAATATCTTGTGTACAATTAAACAACAGAAttgcaaaaaacaaaaaaaacaattaaacaacCGAAAATATCGGCCGATTATGTGATGcattcttattaaaaaaaataaataacatgtATTATCACTTGTTTAATTAATTAAGCGGTACTTTTAGTaccaaaaagaaattataaaggAGAAAGGACGTGGGACGAATTTGAGTGGTAGAGAAAGAAGGTGTGGAAGCTTTTAGTTTTCTTGCatcaatctttttatttatttatctatattatatagggaatttttttctttttgtatgaagtttttactatttaattgtATGAACAAAAATTCTACGCAGTCAAAACTCCAAAAGCCTAGTGGTTAACtaatcaaatataataaaaagatttagtatattttagtatattggCCCAGACTCTCATCTTTCATTAAGTCGAGTGCATTTTTATAAGTACTCTATGTATGGCTCGTCAAGTGCAATACAAAAACTAGCAAGTACTAAAATAACTATCCACACTCTCATGCCATCTAAAATCTTCACGAAAAACTCGTTTTCTGTCATATCgatcttaccaaaaaaaaacagtgctGATTACCATAATACCCTAGATTATTTTAGTTGTTACTCTTATACGAAGCCCTAGTTCAGGTATTTCAAAGTTTTGGCGTTGTCACGTAATGACCTCCCCCTCTAAAGCAATGAGGACCCTTTTTCTTGCTCATAATAATATCATGAACTTGGAAATCTACATCATATGTACCGataaacccaaaattttcaTGTGATTATGTGaggtttatttaaaaaaataaaaaataaaaagaattatgaTGCTATTCGACAAGAAGTCAGTCACATGTTTATCACTTGTTTAAGCGGTATTGTTTTAGTGGCAAAAGGAAAATTAAAGAGAAAGGACGTCGAACGAATTTGAGTGGCATAGAAAGAAGGTGGCagcttttagttttatttatttcatactTTATTATAATCTGGTCCAAAAGAGGAAACAGGACATGGCTAAAAAAATGCATTAACTTCTCATGATGAGTCTCAGCAATATAAGTGGATCGATGTTCGTGACACTGCTTTGCTTGTGACTCAATTCATGTAGTTGTGAAAACAAGATTTACCCTTCCTCTTGCACAGCACACGGTGACAAACCATGAAGAGCTTGATTTTTTTCTATCGGAGTTGAGTTTAtgcaaaaacaatattataccATGCAAATTTCTAAGTCATcttaacatttttaccaaaaaaaaaaaaaaaaaattctaagtcaTGATGTCCAGGAAATGTTGGTATCCTAATATTTATGTGAGAATGATATGAATTTGATGACTTGAAATTTTTTTGAGCTAATAACAGATCTAAATTCTCAAGTAGTAAAATAACCATTAAGTGGTAGAGCCACATCGAAAATCGATagcatatataaatatgtcttTGTTACATGTCTTTACACAAGCTTAAAACTATAAACTATCAATGAGGACCTTTTAATATTATAACTCCAGATTATTTACATACAAACTAACAATCTTTGGAACTTGTTTTTTATGCTAATCTTTTTTTGTTGCGTCATAGGTCGACAAACGATTTGCAATAACCAAAACGATCAATCTTTAGAACATGTTTTccatgttttaataaaaacttattaatCTGAAGTAGACAATCTGGCTTTAAATATGTCTAATATGAATCCCTCACTAATtgcttaaaaaaaataatacaataaatcgttgtcaaaaaaaatattaatgttaagATGTTCGTGAACTCTGTGGTATCATCAAATGCAAATCGAAGGATAACAACAAAACACAAAATTCATTGCTAATTAACCAAGCATTCAACCCAAAGatacttaaaatttatttgaaacacTCACTAACATCATCATATATCCTTAACATACATAACTCCGCAGGTACGTTACATTGCTTCTCACACATGGCAACATCTACAAAACATCCCTAATTGTATCTTACATTCATGCGTCTTATTATCATCTCAGATCCTAATAAACACTATAGCTATAACTCTCTCAACTCttggttatttaaaaaaaacattactaaCACATGACATCCTTGAGAAGCTTGTACCTGCGAGTGGCCGTTCTAGGAGAAGGTACACCAGTTTTACCCTTCTCGGCTACCGGAGTTATACTACTACTTGCAGAAATCTGGTTAATCTCTTGTTGTTTGATCTGGTTGGCTGAAGAATATTCCGACCGGTACGATCTCTTAGACGATCCACCGCTAACACCGTGCTTTGCTCCTGTTCGACTCTTCGCTTCATATTGACACCAATCGCAGATCTTAATTGGATCACCTTGCTCTTTATAATAGCTACTACAGTACCTATATCACGAttatcatgatgatgatgatgagtttatgtacatatatatatggtagTTGTTGAAGCAGTTCTTGTCTGGTTTGACAATATAAACATCCTATATGTATCATATATGCATGCTTGTTATTTGATGTATGATGATCATCTGCCTAAATTGATATGTACATGATGAATGCACGCGGCGCAATCTCACCGTCGACTGCtattaaaatctattatatGTTGTTAATATGAATGACGATGATGATATTACACACATATGTTATGGATAAACGACAAATATGTAAATACTTACGAGTGTTGGAAGCGATTAAGGCACTTGCTGCAGTGAAAGAGCTTGTCGAAGAAACCCACATCACCACACATGCAACACACTTTTCTTTGAAGATCCACCATTCTTGTCTTCCTTAACTAGCAGAAGATGGAGAATATATGACGGAGAGGAGGAGATGTGAGAATGAGAGAGAACAAAAGGGAAGAACTGATGCTATAAGGAAAGAAGaggaaaaaagaaatataaatggTTTAATCTAAACCTTTTTTATTTGCAAGTCGGTCcataagtaatataatattttctttagaaaatcaagaaagatataattaataaaaatataatagcGTAATAAGGCAGGTAGAGACCGCAGGTTGCTTTGCAGTCGTTTTCAGTTGAGCTTGGGAGGTGTAGAAACAAAGAaccttaaatataaaaatcGACGTTTACAATGACAATTTTACCCTTGTATCCTTATTTGCATTATTTGTTGGAGCCATTTCTTTATCCTTTTTAGGGTTTTCGCAGAGAGGGAAACTTGTGGGATGTCACTTCTTTGACTTTATCTACGTATATAGAGAGCGTGGCAGACACTCCCGTTTTGGTTAATTAAGCATCACAAGATACAAACAAATCACACAAATTTTTTGCTTAAACTTTGAAGATACAAATCATACAATTGCATATTATTGTTTTACATACTAAAATAAATGTTGTACTGTTTTTTGTAACCGATTATAAATGTTGTACTTGGTGAACGAGAATCTGATATCGTCGTGAAAATGAACTGcatgaaaattgaaaaacattttgaccaaaaaaaagtattgaaaaacatgtaaatatataaataaaactaatggTTTTAGTCTCCTAGATTGATAATTATTTGTATCGATACGTTTGATTACCTTCACTTTACACGGTAAGCTTAAAAATGAAGaattgtttatttaatatatgataTGGTATCAAATATAGTTGTGCAAATTTAACAAGATTTTGATTCGTTAGCAAAAAAAGTCGATACTTTTATTTCATCTTCAAATAGATCTACTTTTATAAATCCATGTGTTTTGTAGACAAATGCACTCACAGGATAATAAATTCGAAGATAGACTAGTCAACAAGTTCAATTTCTCGTGCATTGCATTAATATCTTAAACAAACTTTATGGAATCCTAACTTATAGATGATAGATCGTTTACCTTTTATATActagttatataaaatgtaacttGTGAAACTTCTggacaatatatatttaagacCAAGTTACTAGTTACTACATACACGATACATTACGTACATCATTTCCAGAACACTGTACATCGTTTCCAGAACACTGATTTAATTAAAATCCCATAACGCGTGCCCGCGTGTATAAAGCTAtgttatatagtatataatatgtgtatatataaccTTCCACTAGTAAAAACCCGTGTGccatacacattttatatatgcaACTAATGAGCATATTAACATACTTAACTAGACGACGTTTATAATTGTGATTGGTTCTAAGTTGTTGGAGACTTTTATAGATTATCAAACTGACATATACACACGACAGATTACTATAAGTTGATGAGTGGAGCCCAATTTTTTAACTGTTCTTGGGAGTATATTTAAATTTGGAAATGTAATATTGATGGTAAAACGTATTCATTTAAGAAAACCAGCCAATTCCAGAATCATGCTACAATAGTGCCAGTCAACTCTGACAACATTTTTCCCAGTATGTTACGCAAGAAAACAGAACACGTCTAACGTGTTCGTACAAGAAGAAAATATCATAAACCCTAGACTTCAGTTCAGATGTAGATTATAGCTTTAACTAGTTTATGTAttaagatattttatatttatgtaaggGTTGAACTAATACGATTTTAATTAGAACAACAGTTTTGAATTTCTAATTCGAACAATAACTCTCAATTGTGTactttttcattttatctttCTGAAcatttaaactaatttatttcTAATGTGCAGTGTACTGTATAAAAGAAATTTGTGTTTAATTGACTACTAGCTATCTCTTGCATTTTTCGTTTagtattctaatttttatagtataattttttttttgtcaaactaaattatagtttaatttttttaatttttttataactaaattatagctatataatttagtttcatctttataccaaaaaaacaatAGATGGACGTTATAAAAGAGAGTCTGGATTTGTTAagagttttaaaagttttaagtGCTGATAAGTATGTATACCAAGAAGGATAGATAGTCTAAGAGAGAAATTCTAGTTATTcatgaatattttattatatcataAGGAGTTTATTTTATTCCAAAACGCGGATGCGTGTACATTATATAAAGCGTTAAAAATGTCacgtaactttttttttgaaagaaaaatgtcACGTATTTTTTACGAATAGTTAATTAACTGAAGTTTATACAAGTAAAAGTTACTGAAAGAATACATTTGAAGTGCCTTGATATAATACCTCTAACACAGTACTTGTGAGTTTGTATTTTGTTCTTTGGGTTAAGTATATTATACTCTTTTTTATCACatgtatattatacatataacatATCCATGGATAAGTTGTAGAGAAATACATTGAATAATTTTGAGAAAGTAGGAATATTCGTAACTCCTCTTAGAGCCTAGAGGCTATGTATTTGAGAGGCCATGTAGATAAAATTAGATATGTACATGAGGACATTGAGGAGGAAGACTCTCTGTTCCATGCTTCGCTCTTATTACCTTTAAGGGGACCATTTATCTGAACACATTTTGTCCATTCATCTCAACCTTACGCGTGTCTCTGCGTAACACATGCATCGAAATATCTAAAAAGCTATATAGCGTTGTCTTAACGGCAAGTTCACTACAAGTCACAGCGCGTGTCCCCACTCTCCCAACCTCCGTGGCTCAATATCGGCGATGGATGGGTCCGGCGAAATAGTGGCGAGGCTAGTGACCGACCGTTCACCCGATTCTTTGTAGGACCCCCTTCCACTTGTTATCATCTCATCCATAAGTTACTGACACCATCAATTTCTGTCTAAATATTCTAGAAACATTTTCATCAAAGATTTGGTTAACCTTAACCTAAACAAAATGATTCGATTCATTGCTTACCAGCATAATTTTGAGTGGTTGGAAGGAACGAATAAAGTCCATTTGAGTAAAAGTTGTActtaaaacccaaaaaataaattagtaagTCAAATCCAGGTGAATTATGATAAAGGAAATCcataattttgtaatattagACTGGATATTACCTTGCTTCATATTACCTTGCTTCATGCTACTTTATCCCTAGTGTATCTAACTTCAATAATGGGTTTAAGATATAGACTTCACGGCCCAATTCAAGCCTTAGCTCAGGATTGTGGCCTTTTGAATTTGTCATGGTGCGTCAATCATTGCCAGACCGCAGATTTCGAACGCACCGCAACGTTCCTAATGGGATGGCTCTATACGATGACTGTAAGTGTTTTCCGTCTAATGTCCGACACATTTTCTACGCCATGCATTTTCCCCAAGTGGTCGTTGTCGCATTCTATGGAGACTAGGCTCCACGGCCCATGATTGTATACACAATACAAACACATAAACCCACTCTATATCATCTTCCTGCTAGCGAATCATCCAAACCGTTGAATTGACGTTAAGGAAGAAACCAAAATCTTGCGTGGCTAAATCATCATGTACTTGTGTACTTCACTGGGACATGGCTGCAGCCTGCATATGCCACAAATTAGAcggaagattttttttcttatatgatgATTAGTGTATGTAAGTAGGAATCAAGAAATcaatctccctctctctttttgtatgtttttggttaaagatcttttatatttttcgtaTGTTAGTACTAAATGTCTCTCAGGGATGCGTAAACAACCACAAAACTGATCACTATGTTCATGTTTACACTCCCATGAATTAGACACCTCGTGGAGGCAAAATTAGGACGGTTAGGATAACGAACTTTTAAATGCGGAGCAAGAGTGTTGGCAGATGTATCAATTGACTCAGGtggatttttttgtaaaacttttttttttacttgtaaaaaaatcttttttttaatcatacaagtaaaatgtttttttacttGTATGATTCTTTAGAAACTATGAAATCTTGTAAACTTTAGCTAAATGACCTTTATAATATATGCTAATTTCAAAATTGGCCCCTTTAAAAGTTTTGTCAACCTCTGCCATTGGCTGACGGGCGAGTTGTTAGTGGCCAATAATTTCCTAGTTGATGGCATTCCTCTCTGCATCTAGCACTCGACTCGGCAAACTAGGCTAGTGAAGTTAGTTGAAATTATACTGGCTCATTTAATCCATCACAATATCACATCTTAAACTTCAATTGATCGGATTCGGCTCTTACCGCAAGCTAATgccttttttggtttaaaatcaCTAGCTATTATTATAGTCTTTAAAAATTCTGCGATAAAACATGAAATATCCTCCATACACAAAACAATTTATTCGCATTACAGAAGAAAAGGGGGACAACAAGGACAGAGGATGAGCATAAGGTCATCATATTTGCATGTTAATCGTCAGAAGGGTAACATTATCTCAATTAAACTAATACTTATTTACTTAATTAAGAGGTGATTAAGTGGTGAATAAAGTACGTACCTAACGAGctaacaacaaataaaataacattagCTTGTCATTATGGGCACATGAGGTCGCACGTGTTTGCTTTGGGATCACCGCCTCACGTGATTCAAGGAAGCTAAATGAACCAAAAACAAGGAATTGTTGAAGTTGAGCACGACGATAATATTCGTATGTATCGTCAAACGAATAATCAGAGGTTCTTGTTTCGCAAAAAGGGAATAAATTGCAAAGTAAAACCACTATGAAAGCCTCTAACTATATAAAGAGAGCTTCGGGAGAAAGATGAGTGCACCGTACGTTGATGTACCGAACCATGACATTCAGGGCCCACTAAGCACCGTCACATTCTCAATACTCTCGTTTTCCTCGCTCAGACGCATAATTCAAATATGTTTGATTTGTtgcaaatattttgtattttatttagtttgttaACACTTAACAATACTATATTTCTCTTCTATTATAAAgtaattttgtaataatattaaataaaatttaatctaaaATATCAGTTTACGTTCTTTTCTttgaaaactaatttatataaatttataattctgTCTGGTTTCTaagtttcaaattatatttttttttaaatgctgaAAGCTTATCGGCCGCTGATGCATATGTTGTTGCTCAGTGCTACGGTTAAGTGcgtatatgaaattaatttgGGAACTCCTGGAATTCAAACTTCtaattcatcaaaaaaaatataacataaatattaaaaacttttcGCTATTCGTCTTTACAACTTGTGACCGGATAAGGTTGAACACAAATTACCTTTTCGCAAGAAATACTATACAAATTTCCCTATGTAACTTTTGCCTACTTGCGACTAAAATCTTTTTAACAacgaagaaaatatattatatagggGTCTACGAAAGGAACCTTCTGAATGGGACAGAAGTTGCCAGTTACTGTTGTCGTAgtaaactaaattataaaagtTGAACAAAGCAATTTATCTCAGTTGGCTCCTTCTCCTCTCGTTCCGTGCCATATTTGTTTTTAGAAGTGAATGTGTACAGGCGAACCCCTTTCTAGCAAATGCTTGAATATATTGCAATCGCCTTATACCATATTACACTATTGAATAACGTATTAAGCGATATATGTTGTAACTAAAGAAACCTAGCTAGCATTCTCACGCTCCAATACTTTCTTTCACGATCCGATACTttctaatctatattattaaagttgaagtacaaattggagatgtttggaaacaaggatagtagaataaacgagatatgtttggaaacatgaatagtagaataaatgagatatgtttggaaacatagatagtagagatatgtacttttttttatttacatatttagtcattgtatttttaataaattaataacatatgagaattgtttagaaacatgaataacatatttaatatttatttttatttaaaaatttaaccattgtttttacaataaattaaacaaccttatttctatatttctttttatttacaattttatcactatatttacaattatttatgataaaaataaaaacaaaaactgaaatataaatagtatattatataaaacaatttttaaaaacagtattattaccttatttagtttagtcaaatataaaaatttcaagagttcaattttcaaaaaaaataacataaaattaataataattcatagaaaactaatacaaaaaaaaaaaatttgaaacatggataaaagtatatcagtttaaaatatacaaaatggactaatctaattacctaaaaacattgttttgtctaaaatatcataaaataaaatttaaattttatatacatatttcaaatcaaaataataatttaaagttgatttatatcaaaaatgatttaaaatatgcatatattcaaaattttatttttactaaaaatatttcccaataaccattattaaaaaatgttttcaataaatataagaaaaatacaacaaaaagattaatttcatataccaacttaaattgtggttttaatatttcatattaaactttaagaatataatatatgtgattatttataagatgatacatataaaatactattaattatatgattatttatatgatgaaccaatacaattaattatatgatgacatatatatgatacataatactataatagtgactagggctgggcgtttaGGTATCCATTATGGTTCATTTCGGATTTGTTTGGGTTTTAGATTtctggggtcaaagatttcagctccattcatatatttctaaatttcagttcggattatgactagggctggacGTTCAGGTATCCACTCGGGTTCGTTTCGAATCTGTTTGGGTTCTGTTAATTCTGTTCAGGTATTTCtatatcaattaatatataaatatgtcacattgtttaaataaaatatcaatgtaaaaatattgtacagttgtattctaaaatcatttattttaacaacaagccatataaatatgttaattggagagataataaaacaaaaccagagaaacactctatgtgtcgaatttattataaaaaatgttttactaagataaatacatttaataattacaaacaaataatatattttataaaaatgaaaataatacccgcactttcgaagcgcggatcaaaatctagtactaaTTAAGAGTAATACCCAAAACAtaacatacatttttttttgctaaaagaaaaaaacataacatacaTGTTCTGAGATTTCATAGTCGGCTAATACTTAAAGCTTATAGCAATTGAAATCTTCTATAGGAAATAAATTCCTCTGTAGAATTATCCGCCTCACTTCTCGGGGTTTTACCTTCTTCATTTTCATAGATTCTTCTTTTCATGAACTTTTCATCTTAGAGGCACGTGAAGGCGAGAACGGTCCTCACATGGAGGCACGTGGTCTTGCtgatttatctttatttttcacTGGTATCTTTAGCTTCAGAACTTCTATATGGATAGGCCAATAATTAAAATTGTCGGCTCGTATCCAAAAATCACTAATTTCTCGGCTGAGCAACTCTATTGTATGCACCAACAACTCCTTTCAACACATAAATATTATAGGTTAATAGTGGACTACACAGTCCATTCTGGTTTGATTGGATACTATAAAAACGTATCACGCCTATATCTATTACAATTTTTTGTAAACTCTTGTTAGTATAAACTATTTTCCTTCTTGTTCACTTGAGACTTTTAAACGATAACTATCTAGAAATTTTATTTAGCAAACTATCCAAAAATAAAACGAGGTATATTATATAGCATGCAGTTACTAAACACAAGTGAACAGaactgaataaataaaaaacaataattaaaattgtatttttgcatacatatatatacacacacacacaacacaacTACTGTTAATTTAAGAGAATTTAcattttatcattttgaatGACAAAAACTTTTGTTCGTATCAATGGGATGAAGGTTTGTGAAATACACACATATCAATGGGAGCGCTCAGTCAATTTACATTCGATTCGGTCATATAGAAGTACAGATCAAACCACAGGGAAAAGAGTCAGTCAATGTTCAAACCTTACAAACCATATATACTCTTTAAACATACGTACTAATATGCGGTACAATTTtcgaaaaaagaaagaataaaacaaagatgCATTTCAGCAGCAGGTTTATTGGTCGTTACCAAATTGGTGTAAAGTACCTAATCAAAATCGTGGAACGTATAAGCATGATGTGCTATCTTATTCACCACGCTGTTATAAGTAGTaactataaaatgaaaagaagaaagagatatCAAGAGACGAGGTTAAAGTTCTAGATTCTTGTCGACAAGGGTTGAAGTTCGTACCATGTCACTAAAACTCGAAGCAATATGGTATCCGAAGATACATTGTTGATAGAATATATGATCTGGTTGCATATACACGTAATATGTATGATGTATCCTTAAATCcaatttagttattttcttagattatatataattatatataacaaatatatagttgttgctaaaaacaaatatatatatagtaaaagaaTACTCCCTCCGTACTTAAAAGATCtatgtttagaaaaaaaattactttaaaaatatatatttttcatattttcaatgtataaattaaatgtaaattgtaaacttcaaaaaatataactgcatttattaaaattatattggtGAAAA is part of the Raphanus sativus cultivar WK10039 chromosome 5, ASM80110v3, whole genome shotgun sequence genome and harbors:
- the LOC108805290 gene encoding exosome complex component RRP45A, whose protein sequence is MEGRLANMWRLTVNETKFVETALQSELRADGRGLYDYRKLTIKFGKEYGSSEVQLGHTHVMGFVTAQLVQPYKDRPNEGSLSIFTEFSPMADPSFEPGRPGESAVELGRIIDRGLRESRAVDTESLCVLAGKKVWSVRIDLHILDNGGNLVDAANIAALAALMTFRRPDCTVGGENNQEVIIHSLEEREPLPLIIHHLPIAFTFGFFNKGNIVVMDPTYIEEEVMCGRMTVTVNANGDICAIQKPGEEGVNQSVILHCLRLASSRAAATTKIIREEVEAYNREKSLQKVKRRPALAKPEVSGPIVVVKEGHKMSADEEESAEMSREHVERLNLSSVELKSSKEQEAAAAAASPGNFKGGPSNWDPYTEAMDVDSLKASLASKGDSVTKSPIKKKTNDSGNVQKEIAEDLEMKDTGEATKLKTGEMTLKDAVKPKKKRKNKSN
- the LOC108805291 gene encoding uncharacterized protein LOC108805291, producing the protein MVDLQRKVCCMCGDVGFFDKLFHCSKCLNRFQHSYCSSYYKEQGDPIKICDWCQYEAKSRTGAKHGVSGGSSKRSYRSEYSSANQIKQQEINQISASSSITPVAEKGKTGVPSPRTATRRYKLLKDVMC